The [Pseudomonas] carboxydohydrogena genome includes a window with the following:
- a CDS encoding polyphosphate kinase 2 family protein, with amino-acid sequence MAKKSDKTSKVDLSRYTDPFKIDGSKEFHLRSHKTDERGGLSKDDAKDLLTANNRRLRDLQEKLYAHDRWSVLLIFQGMDAAGKDSAVEHVMSGVNPQGCQVFSFKQPSSKELDHDFMWRNMIALPERGRIGIFNRSYYEELLIVRVHPEVLAKEKIPAKLVTKNIWRERFEDISAIEKYLARNGTVILKFFLNVSKEEQRRRFLDRLDEPAKNWKFSVQDVAERGVWPKYQAAYQDLVRHTSTKHAPWFVVPADHKWFARLVISSAIVDAMEKLDLAFPAKSEASAAELRKAKEQLEKEGRGRPAVARSAVRKV; translated from the coding sequence ATGGCTAAAAAAAGCGACAAGACATCGAAGGTCGATCTGTCGCGTTACACCGATCCCTTCAAGATCGACGGCAGCAAGGAATTCCATCTCCGGTCGCACAAGACCGATGAGCGCGGCGGCCTGTCCAAGGACGATGCCAAGGATTTGCTCACGGCCAACAACAGGAGGCTGCGCGATCTTCAGGAGAAACTCTATGCGCATGACCGCTGGTCTGTGCTGCTGATCTTTCAGGGCATGGACGCGGCGGGCAAGGACAGCGCCGTCGAGCATGTGATGTCGGGGGTCAATCCGCAGGGGTGTCAGGTTTTCTCTTTCAAGCAGCCGTCGTCGAAAGAGCTCGACCATGACTTCATGTGGCGCAACATGATCGCGCTGCCGGAGCGCGGACGGATCGGCATCTTCAATCGCTCGTATTACGAAGAATTGCTGATCGTGCGCGTGCATCCCGAGGTGCTGGCGAAGGAGAAGATTCCCGCGAAGCTCGTGACAAAGAACATCTGGCGCGAGCGGTTCGAGGATATTTCGGCGATCGAGAAATATCTGGCGCGCAACGGTACGGTGATCCTGAAATTTTTCCTCAACGTCTCGAAGGAGGAACAGCGCAGACGGTTTCTGGACCGGCTCGATGAGCCGGCCAAAAACTGGAAATTCTCCGTGCAGGACGTTGCCGAGCGGGGGGTGTGGCCCAAATATCAGGCCGCCTATCAGGACCTTGTGCGCCATACCTCGACAAAACATGCGCCGTGGTTCGTGGTGCCTGCGGATCACAAATGGTTCGCGCGCCTTGTCATCAGTTCCGCCATCGTCGATGCGATGGAGAAGCTCGATCTGGCGTTTCCGGCCAAATCCGAAGCCTCCGCCGCCGAATTAAGGAAGGCAAAGGAGCAACTAGAGAAAGAGGGGCGGGGGCGTCCGGCCGTGGCGCGTTCTGCCGTGCGAAAAGTCTAG